The Pseudomonas sp. LFM046 region ATCGTCCAGGTCGCCACCCTGCAGAGCTACCTGGGTAGCGAGCACCCCTTCACCCAGCTGGATTGGAGCCAGGTGCCCGCCTTCGGCAAGCTCGGCCTCGACACCAATGTCGATATGCAAGCCGATGAGGACCTCTCCGCCGCCATGGAAGCGGCCATGAGCATGCTCCAGTAATTTCACACGCATAGGTCCATCCGGCGCTATTCTCAGGCTTCCCCTGACGTAGCCGGATGGACCCGCATGCGTGCACTGCTTCTCGCCCTATGCCTGCTCTGCCACGGCCTCGCCGCCGCGGAAGAAGTGCGCCTGACCAACGGCGAGTGGGCGCCCTACCTGGGAGCCCATCTGCCATATCAAGGGGTGGCGTCGCGCATCATCCAGGAAGCCTTCGCCCTGGAAGGCGTCCAGGTGCGCTGGGAGTTCTATCCCTGGGCCCGCTCGATGCACCTTGCCGAACGAGGTGAACGCGCCGGCACCGCCGTCTGGCTACGCAGCCCGGAGCGGGAGCAACGCTTCTATATCAGCGATCCGGTGGTGGAGAGTTCCTACTACTTCTTCCACCGCAAGGACCGCCCCATGGACTGGAAGCAGGTTTCCGACCTCAAGGACCTGCGCCTGGGCGGCGCCCTGGGCTACGACTACGGGGCAGAGTTCCAGCAGGCGGAACACGAACACCGTATCCAGGTCCAGCGGCTGAGCGGTGAGGAGCAAGGCATGCGCATGGTCCTGGCCGGCAGGCTGGACGCTTTCCCCATGGACAAGGTGGTGGCCTTCGCCCTGCTCAACGATAAGTTCAGCTCCGCCGAGCGCGTTCAGATGAGCTTTCACCCTCTGCCCCTTCGCACCGACAGCCTGCACCTGATGCTGTCCCGCGAAGTGCCCGGCAATGCTGAGCTCATGGCCCGTTTCAACAAGGGCCTCGCCCTGCTGCGCGAAAGTGGCAAGGTCGCTCAGTACCTGCTGCAAGTGCAGCAGCCGCTGAGTCTGGCGCCGTAGCTCAAAGCCCGCCTGTGTATGGGTGATTTCAATTGCCCCCACAACGCCCAGACAGGCGCGGATCCGATCATGCCGGCGGAAAACTCACCCGCACCTTGAGCCCGCCCGCCGCGCCATCATGAAGGCTGATTTCCGCCTGATGGGCCTGGCAGATCTCGCCGACGATCGCCAGGCCCAAGCCGGCGCCACTCCCCTGCATGCTGCGCCGATAGAAACGCTGGAACACCTTGTCGCGCTCCTCGGGCGGGATGCCGCTACCATCGTCCTCCACCTCCAGAATGGCCGGCGCCGCCACCCGCAGCACCACATTGCCGCCGTTGGGCGTGTGGGCCAGGGCGTTATCCACCAGGTTGCAGAGCAGTTCATTGAGCAGGGTCGGCTCTCCCATCACCCAGGCCTGATCTTCAGCCTCCAGTGCCAGGGCCACGCCACGGGCATGGGCCAGGGGCGCCAGGGCCATGCCCAGCTCCCGGGCGAGTTGACCCAGTTCGATGCGCTCGGCGCCGCCTTCGGCAATGGCCCGCGCCCCGCTCTCGATGCGCGCCAGGGACAGCAACTGGTTGGCCAGATGAGTCAGCCGATCAGTGTTCTGTGCAGCCTCCTCCAGCGTCGAACGCCAGATCACCGGGTCCTCCTCCCGCAGCCCCAGGTCCACCCGAGCCTTGAGGGCGGCCAGCGGTGTGCGCAGTTCATGGGACGCATCGGCAATGAAATCCGCCTGGCGCTGGAACAATCCACGCAGGCGTTCGGTGAACTGGTTGAGGGCATCCACCAGGGGCCGCAGCTCCCGCTGCACCGCCACCTCAGGCAAGGGCCGCAGGTCATCCACCTGGCGCTCTTCCACAGCCAGGCGCAGCTTGTTCAGCGGCCGCAGCGCAGCGCTGACCGCCAGCCACACCAGCACCAGCGCCACCACCACCAGCAGCACCAACCGCCACAGGCTGTCCACCAGCAGGCCACGGGCAAGACGCTCGCGGGCGCTTTCAGTCTCGGCTACACGAATTTCGGCGATACCGTTCAGGCGCGGCTCGCTCACCGGTTGCAAGAGGCTGACCACTCGCACGCCCACCCCCTGGTACTCGCCATCGTAGAAGCGCGCCAGCGCCGGGTAATCGTCCGTGCGCTTGGTGCCGGGCGGCGGTGGCGGGAGATTGTCGTAGCCCGAAACCAGTTTCCCGTCCGGGTCGATCACCTGGTAGAAAATCCGCCCCGCGAGGTCGTAGGCGAACACATCCAGCGCCACATAGGGCACGTCCGCCTTGAGGCGCCCGTCGTTCTCGTAAAGCCCGTCGGCGATGGCCCGTGCCGAAGCCAGCAGCGTGCGGTCATAGGCGGTGTCGGCGGCCTGGCGGGCGTTCCAGTAGGAGCTCGAGCTGGCGATCAGCAGCAAGGCGCCCAGCATCAGCGCCAGACGGCGCAGCAGCCGCCCGCGCAGGCTGCCGGCTTCACGCATCCTGGCTCTCCAGCAGGTAGCCCAGGCCACGGAAGGTGACGATGCGTACCGCGCTGCCTTCCAGCTTCTTGCGCAGGCGGTGGATGTAGATCTCGATGGCGTCCGGACTGGCCTCCTCGTCCAGGCCGAAGACCTGGGAAGCCAGCTGCTCCTTGCTCATCACCCGCCCCGGCCGGGCGATCAACGCCTCCAGCACCGACTGCTCACGGGACGTCAGGCTGAGGATGTCACCCTCCAGGGTGAAGCGCCGGGTCCCCAGGTCATAGACCAGCGCCCCGCACCGCTGCTGCTGTTCGCCGCCAAGCACACTGCGGCGCAACAGCGCCTTCACCCGTGCCTCCAGCTCGGTCAGCTCGAAGGGCTTGGCCAGGTAATCGTCTGCGCCGAGATTGAGGCCGTGCACCCGGTCCTTCACCTCGCCACGGGCGGTGAGCATCAGCACCGGCAGGGTCTTGCCCCGCCCGCGAAGGCGCGCCAGCACTTCGAAGCCATCCATGCGCGGCAGGCCCACGTCCAGGACCGCCAGGGCGTAATCCTCGCTGGCCAGGGCCAGGTCAGCCGCCACGCCGTCATGCAGCACGTCCACCGTCCAGCCCGCGCCCTTGAGCACCTGGGCAACGCTTTCGGCAAGTTGCGGATGGTCTTCGACCAGCAGGATTCGCACGACAAAGTCTCCGAAATGGCAGCGATCGGACTGAAGTTTAACGGCCCGTTGGCCCCTGTGAACGCCGCACCGACTTTCTTTCGCACTGAAAGCCTGGCGAAAGTTTCGCTACATAGCATCGCGACAGGGTGGCAAGGACCACCCGCACCTAAAAGCCGGCCAGTGGTTGGGCCGGCTAACAAGAACAACAATGGAGACCACCCGATGCAAACTGCCGTACGGCGGGCATTGCCCCCTGTTCGCATCCTCAGCCTCGTCATCGCGAGCTGCACCCTCGCCCCCCAGGCCCACGCCGAATTCTTCAAGGACAGCTCGGCCACCCTCGAAGCCCGCAACATCTACCTGAACCGCGACTACCGCGACGGCAGCGGCCAGAACAAACGCGAAGAATGGGCACAAGGCTTCATCCTCAACCTCGAATCCGGCTACACCGAAGGCACCGTCGGACTGGGCCTCGACGCGCTGGGCATGCTCGGCGTCAAGCTGGACTCTGGAAAAGGCCGTAGCGGCACCGACCTGCTGCCGGTGCAGGACGACGGCGGCACCCCGGACGAGTACAGCAAGCTGGGCCTGACCGCCAAGGTCCGCGCCTCGAAGAGCGAGTTGCGCCTGGGCACCCACATCCCCGAACTGCCGGTGGTGAAGGCCAGCGACAGCCGCATCCTGCCCCAGGTGTTCGAGGGCGGCCTGCTCACCTCCAAGGAAATCAGCAACCTGACCTTTACCGGCGGGCGTCTGTCGGAGGTCAAGGACCGCGCCTCCACCAACTCCGAAGACCTGGCCATCAGCAACAAGAACAAGCGCTTCGCCAGTGCCGCGACCGGCGACCACTTCGACCTCGGCGGCGCCGATTACGCCTTCAGCGAGCACTACACCGGCCGCTACTACTTCGCCGAACTGGACGACGTGTACCGCCAGCACTTCTTCGGCCTCCTGGCCAGCCAGCCCCTAGGCACCGGCACCCTGAGCGCCGACCTGCGCTACGCCATCAGCGACGACAGCGGCCAGGCCGAGGCCGGCAAGGTGGACAACCGCGCGCTCAACGGCATGGTCAGCTACGGCCTGGGCAGCCACAAGGTCGGCCTGGGCTACCAGCGCATGAGCGGCGACACCGGCTACGCCTACATCGATGGCAGCGACCCGTTCCTGATCAACTTCGTGCAGATCAACGATTTCGCCAACGCCGACCAGCGTTCCTGGCAGGCCCGCTACGACCTGGACTTCGCCGCCCTGGGCGCTCCCGGCCTGAGCTTCATGACCCGCTACGTCACCAGTGACCACGCCGAGGTCACCGGCAGCAGCGAGGAAGGCCGCGAATGGGAACGCGATATCGAGTTCAAGTACGTGGTGCCCAGCGGCAGCCTGAAGAACCTTACCTTCCGCGCCCGCCACGCCGGATTCCGCTCGAACTTCGCCCGCGATGCGGATGAATTGCGCCTGATCGTCAGCTACGCCCTGCCGATCTGGTGACGCCTGAACCACAATAAAACTCCACAGGAGAAAACCGATGAAGACCGCCCTCTCCCGCATCGCCCTGCTCACCTCCGGCCTGCTGCTGTCCACCCAGTTGCTGGCCGAGCCCAAGCGCCCCGAATGCATCGCCCCGGCCAAGCCCGGCGGTGGTTTCGACCTGACCTGCAAGCTGGCCCAGAGCGGCCTG contains the following coding sequences:
- a CDS encoding transporter substrate-binding domain-containing protein, yielding MRALLLALCLLCHGLAAAEEVRLTNGEWAPYLGAHLPYQGVASRIIQEAFALEGVQVRWEFYPWARSMHLAERGERAGTAVWLRSPEREQRFYISDPVVESSYYFFHRKDRPMDWKQVSDLKDLRLGGALGYDYGAEFQQAEHEHRIQVQRLSGEEQGMRMVLAGRLDAFPMDKVVAFALLNDKFSSAERVQMSFHPLPLRTDSLHLMLSREVPGNAELMARFNKGLALLRESGKVAQYLLQVQQPLSLAP
- a CDS encoding sensor histidine kinase encodes the protein MREAGSLRGRLLRRLALMLGALLLIASSSSYWNARQAADTAYDRTLLASARAIADGLYENDGRLKADVPYVALDVFAYDLAGRIFYQVIDPDGKLVSGYDNLPPPPPGTKRTDDYPALARFYDGEYQGVGVRVVSLLQPVSEPRLNGIAEIRVAETESARERLARGLLVDSLWRLVLLVVVALVLVWLAVSAALRPLNKLRLAVEERQVDDLRPLPEVAVQRELRPLVDALNQFTERLRGLFQRQADFIADASHELRTPLAALKARVDLGLREEDPVIWRSTLEEAAQNTDRLTHLANQLLSLARIESGARAIAEGGAERIELGQLARELGMALAPLAHARGVALALEAEDQAWVMGEPTLLNELLCNLVDNALAHTPNGGNVVLRVAAPAILEVEDDGSGIPPEERDKVFQRFYRRSMQGSGAGLGLAIVGEICQAHQAEISLHDGAAGGLKVRVSFPPA
- a CDS encoding response regulator, whose translation is MRILLVEDHPQLAESVAQVLKGAGWTVDVLHDGVAADLALASEDYALAVLDVGLPRMDGFEVLARLRGRGKTLPVLMLTARGEVKDRVHGLNLGADDYLAKPFELTELEARVKALLRRSVLGGEQQQRCGALVYDLGTRRFTLEGDILSLTSREQSVLEALIARPGRVMSKEQLASQVFGLDEEASPDAIEIYIHRLRKKLEGSAVRIVTFRGLGYLLESQDA
- a CDS encoding OprD family porin, which encodes MQTAVRRALPPVRILSLVIASCTLAPQAHAEFFKDSSATLEARNIYLNRDYRDGSGQNKREEWAQGFILNLESGYTEGTVGLGLDALGMLGVKLDSGKGRSGTDLLPVQDDGGTPDEYSKLGLTAKVRASKSELRLGTHIPELPVVKASDSRILPQVFEGGLLTSKEISNLTFTGGRLSEVKDRASTNSEDLAISNKNKRFASAATGDHFDLGGADYAFSEHYTGRYYFAELDDVYRQHFFGLLASQPLGTGTLSADLRYAISDDSGQAEAGKVDNRALNGMVSYGLGSHKVGLGYQRMSGDTGYAYIDGSDPFLINFVQINDFANADQRSWQARYDLDFAALGAPGLSFMTRYVTSDHAEVTGSSEEGREWERDIEFKYVVPSGSLKNLTFRARHAGFRSNFARDADELRLIVSYALPIW